The genomic window AGTGTATTATTACAAACCTTATATAGACAATCAGTTTTCGATGGAGGGAGCGAGTTTAGGGCTTTATCATCTGGATTGGGGGAATTGGCTGGACGTCTTTACGACTTCCCTATTTCTGGTCGGGATGTGGTTCATGGCGAAGAGGCGCATCGAAAACTGGATTTTCTGGATCATCGGAGATTTCATCTGTATTCCGATGATGATTTATAAGGAGTTAGGAATCACTTCGGTTCAATATTTGGTATTTACTATAATGGCGATCCAGGGATACGCCGTTTGGAAAAAAAGTTATAAGAAAAAAAGTTTTTAAAAGTCATGAAAAATTTATTAAAAATAGCATTCAGTGTCATTACACTTGCAAGTTTAGCCTCCTGCTCGATCTATTCGGATCCTTATACGAGCACCTATGGAGACCCTTATTATGATAACGGGTATTATTATGCGCCACAGGGATATTATGGAAATGGCGGATATTGGGGCGATGACGGGTATTATTACCGGAATAATTACAATTATTATTATGATAACGGTATGCCTTATTATTATCAGAATTATAACAATTCGAGAAGAAAGGTATATGTTGAAAGAAGATCTGGAGCGAACGGAACGACTTCTGCAAGACCGAACAACGGCTTCAGAGGTAATGTAAATGACGGCACCAACAACGGAAGCTTCAGACAGAATCAAAGGCAGAACAACAGCCAAAGACAGAATAACGGCTTCAGAACTCAACAGAATAATACTGCGCCAAGACCGCAGAATAACAATAATGGCGGTTTCAGAAATAATTCGAACAGCAATTATAATAACAACTCAAACAGCGGAGGTTTCAGAAACAACACGCCACAGCCTCAGCCGGCTTCTCCACAACCGCAGAGAAGCAGCAACAGCAACAGCGGCGGATTCAGATAAAAACGGCTATAAATAATGAAACGGACAGTTAACACTGTTCGTTTTTGCTTTTATTGTAGTAATTTTGCCTGCTTAATTTTGAATCACATTCAATAGTAAAAAATAATCGGGAGTTAATCGGTAAATATCAATTTTAAGCTTGAATTCCTGATTTTTAAATTTAAATATATTATCACGTTATAAACTATGGAATTTTACAAATATCAGGGTACGGGAAACGATTTTGTAATGATCGATAACCGCTCCGGAGAATGGGATAGCCTTTCGATTGAAAATATTCAGAAACTGTGCAACCGCCGTTTCGGAATCGGTGCAGACGGGCTTATTAAAATCAATACTGCCGAAGGCTATGATTTTGAAGTGGATTATTACAACTCCGACGGATCGAAAAGTTTCTGCGGAAATGGAGCCCGATGTTCGGTAGCCTTTGCTTTCTTTCTCAACGTCTTTGAAGGCAAATGCCGGTTCATCGCCATTGACGGCGAACATGAAGCCGAAATCCACAACGGTATCGTAAAACTGAAAATGGGTGATGTGGAAACAATCTCCAGCGATGGGGAGGATCAAGTAGCCGATACAGGCTCACCCCATTATGTAAAATATGTGGAAGATCTGGTTACCTATAATGTTTTTGCAGAGGGAAGCAGCATCCGCAATTCTGAAAATTATAAGGAAAAAGGAATCAACGTTAATTTTGTAGAAAAAATAACGGATGATGAAATTTTCGTAAGAACCTATGAACGAGGCGTTGAGGATGAAACCTACAGCTGCGGCACCGGTGTTACGGCTTCTGCTTTAACTTTTCTTCAAAATAATGATCTAATCTCTGTAAAAGTTAAGACTTTAGGCGGAAATCTGAAAGTGTATGCCAAAAAAAACGGCAACGCTTTTGATAATATATGGCTTGAAGGTCCTGCAAAACAGGTTTTCAAAGGGAAGATCGACCTTAATTAAACAAAACTTTTATTAATCAGCATTACATGAAAAAAGCTATTCTCATTGTCATCCTGCTCGTTCTGGCAGCAGGCGGATTTTTTGGATTTAGATTTTATAAAAAATATTACGGAAACAATATTGAAAAAGACGGATACGTTCTGATCCCGCACAACGCCAGCTTTAAGCAGATCCTGGATTCAGCATCCCGATTTGTAAGCAATAAGGAATCTTTTGAGGCAGTGGCACAGGAGAAAGGCCTGGCTCAGAATTTTAAGGCCGGACGGTATCATTTCCAGAAAGGATTGGGAAATGCCCGGTTGGTCAATATGATTAAAGCCGGTAACCAGAGCGAGAACAGTTTCAGGATCGGAGATTTCGGGGATGTCTATCAGATGATCGGCAGGGTTACTAAAAAGACGGAACGGGATTCTCTTGATTTTGTGAAAGACTTCAATAAAATTGCGACTGAAAGAGGATACGCAAATGCAGAAGACCTGAAAAAATATTTTTTTATCGACACATACAATTTTTTCTGGACGGTAACCCCACAGGAGTTCTTTAAAAAATTCGACGATCAGTATAAAGAGTTTTGGAATAGCGAAAGAAAAGCGCAGGAGCAGCAATCCGGACTTACGAGAGACCAGATTTATGCACTCGCATCTATTGTTTATAAAGAATCAGGCGGGAAAAAAGACGAAATGCGGACCATTGCCGGGCTGTACCTTAACCGTTACCGAAAAGGGATGAAACTGCAGTCCGACCCGACCGTTATTTATGCCATTAATAAGCAGACGAATTTTAAAGAGCAGATTAAAAGGGTTTTTTATAAACATTTATCCACCCCTTCGCCTTATAATACGTATGCCAATAAAGGAATTCCTCCGGGACCGATTTGTGTGGTTGATAAAAATTCGGTGGATGCCGTATTAAATGCCGAAAAGAATAATTATATTTTTATGTGTGCAGACCCGGCAAGATTCGGCTACCACAAATTCACAGCAAGTGCCGAACAACACGCCATTAACGCGAAGGCTTATCAGGACTGGCTAAATTCTAAAAATATAAAATAAAATCATATTAACTTTTTTTTAACAATTTAATAATTAACATTTCATTGTTTTCAGCGACACATACGTTATAAATAATAAATTATACTTGATATTGCGAAATTGCTACCATTGATAATTTCTCAATAGAAAGGAAAATCTTTCACGATTTTACACAAAAAATACCCTTATGAATCAGACGGAAATCATTAACATTTTTACAAAGAAAACCTTAGGGCTTACTTTTGTACTTTCGGCAGCAGCATTCGCTTTTGCACAGGAGAAGGTCGGTATTTCAGGATCGGTGGTCAGCAAAAGCAACCAGCCGGTTCCTTATGCTTCGGTTACATTCAGTAACAAAGCCAACAAATTATTCAGTGACGCGACACTTACCGACGAGAAAGGACAATATAAGCTTGATCTGGCTCCCGGAAACTATGACATCACCATCGAGGCCATCGATTATCAGAAAAATGTTGTTAATAAACAGATTACAGCAGCCGGAAATATCGGAGCCTTTTCGATAGACCCTGAAAAAAGTGCCACCAATCTTAAAACCGCTGACATTCAGGGCGTGGTGATTACGGCACCGTCTACCAAGCCCTATAAAGTGGAGCTGGACAAAAGAACGTACGACCCATCCCAGGATATTGTAAGCAAAGGAGGAAATCTTCAGGATGTGCTTTCCAATGTGCCTTCTGTTTCCGTAGAAACCGACGGAACTGTCTCCATGAGGGGAAGCTCGAATGTAAAATTCCTCATCAACGGAAAACCTTCTGCCCTTTTGGGGATCGATGATGGTGCCAATGCTTTGCAGAGTATCCCGGCAGACCAGATCGAAAAAATTGAAGTGATTACCAACCCTTCTTCAAAATTTGAAGCCAGCGGAACGGCGGGTATTTTAAATATTATTTTAAAGAAAAGTAAAAAGACCGGGTTTAACGGAAGTGTTACCGGAACATTGGGCTACCTGCCACAAACCAACCTTAATACCAACTTAAGCTGGAGAAAAGGCAATCTTACTTGGTTTTTAAATGGTGGCGGCGGATACCGGGAATCTAAGAACACAAACAGGAACAACGCAATTTACTTTACGCCAACAGCTGATAACAGAACGAATGCAGACCAGGAATCTATTACAAAGAGCAAGAACAACAATTATAATGCTTCTACAGGTTTGGTTTATGACCTTTCTGATAAAACTTCGGTAAATGCATCCGGAACAGTAAGAACTTTCGACAGTGAAAATATTGGAAACGTATGGTACGGCTATCGTTATACTGACGGAAGCACATCTTCTGCAAGACGTGACAACACAGGTTCGAACAATAACCTGGCTTTCCAAGGGGATTTCGGTTTGGATCATAAGTTTGATGATAAAGGACAGAATTTATCCTTATCCTTAAGCTTACAGAGGAACCGATCTTACAATGATACAGATGTTCTGCAGACGGCAAATGATGCGTTTACCTTAGAAAATCTTATTAACCAGACTACATTAAACAAAACATTGATCGGTAAGGCTGACTATGAACTTCCGATTGGTGAGAATTCAAGGCTTGAAGCCGGGTACCGTTTGGATATCAACAGAAACACTTACGATAATGATGTTTCTCAAAGGTATTCTCCTTTTGCAGATTATTTCTTCCTGCCTACATTTACTTATAATGCTTTTTATAAAGAGGTTTTCAATGCGGGATATGTCCAGTTTAAAAGCAAAATCGGAAATCTGGGCTATCAGTTAGGTTTGCGAAACGAATATTCCCAAATAGACATCAAGTATGAGAATCTGAATCCGCAGACTGAACTTATTGATAAAAGCAAGAATTACAACAACCTGTTTCCAAGTGTTTTCTTAAGCTACGAAATTGCAAAAGACAACCAGTTTTTGGTTAATTATTCAAGAAGAATCGACCGTCCCAGATCTTTCTTCCTGATTCCTAATCCAAGCTACACGGATAACCAGAACATTTTCGACGGAAACATCGATTTGAATCCTTCTTACGTAGATTCTTACGAATTCGGATACAGTATTTCGAAAAATAAATTTACAGTAAATCCTACTCTTTACTTCAGACACACGACGGATGATGTAAAAATGCTGGTGTACAGCGGTGATGACGGGGCGTTTCATACCAAGCCTATTAACTTAGGAAATGACGACCGCTACGGAATGGATCTTAATTTTAACTGGGATGCTACAAAATGGCTGAAATTATTAGGAAACGTAGATTTATTCGGATATAAAACCACCGGAACTTATACCGGACCTGAAGTTTCGAAACCAATGCCATTTGAAGGTTCCGGATTTTCTTCCAGAGCAAGATTAACTACTACCTTCAAAGTTGATAAGACGTTTAACTTCCAGTTCCAAGGATTTTACCGTGGTGCACAGAAATCTCTGAGCCAGGATCGAAAAGATATGTATGCGATCAGTTTTGGGGCTTCTAAGACCGTACTGGATGGTAACGGAACAATAAGTTTCAATATTCAGGACATCTTTAATACAAGAGCGATGAGAAGTCTTTCCAAAACGCCTGAGTTCGCAAGAGAATCTTATATGCAATGGCAACCAAGACAATTTGCCCTTTCATTTACTTACCGATTCAAGCAGGGTGAAAGAAT from Chryseobacterium sp. SORGH_AS_0447 includes these protein-coding regions:
- the dapF gene encoding diaminopimelate epimerase, which gives rise to MEFYKYQGTGNDFVMIDNRSGEWDSLSIENIQKLCNRRFGIGADGLIKINTAEGYDFEVDYYNSDGSKSFCGNGARCSVAFAFFLNVFEGKCRFIAIDGEHEAEIHNGIVKLKMGDVETISSDGEDQVADTGSPHYVKYVEDLVTYNVFAEGSSIRNSENYKEKGINVNFVEKITDDEIFVRTYERGVEDETYSCGTGVTASALTFLQNNDLISVKVKTLGGNLKVYAKKNGNAFDNIWLEGPAKQVFKGKIDLN
- the mltG gene encoding endolytic transglycosylase MltG, with amino-acid sequence MKKAILIVILLVLAAGGFFGFRFYKKYYGNNIEKDGYVLIPHNASFKQILDSASRFVSNKESFEAVAQEKGLAQNFKAGRYHFQKGLGNARLVNMIKAGNQSENSFRIGDFGDVYQMIGRVTKKTERDSLDFVKDFNKIATERGYANAEDLKKYFFIDTYNFFWTVTPQEFFKKFDDQYKEFWNSERKAQEQQSGLTRDQIYALASIVYKESGGKKDEMRTIAGLYLNRYRKGMKLQSDPTVIYAINKQTNFKEQIKRVFYKHLSTPSPYNTYANKGIPPGPICVVDKNSVDAVLNAEKNNYIFMCADPARFGYHKFTASAEQHAINAKAYQDWLNSKNIK
- a CDS encoding TonB-dependent receptor domain-containing protein → MNQTEIINIFTKKTLGLTFVLSAAAFAFAQEKVGISGSVVSKSNQPVPYASVTFSNKANKLFSDATLTDEKGQYKLDLAPGNYDITIEAIDYQKNVVNKQITAAGNIGAFSIDPEKSATNLKTADIQGVVITAPSTKPYKVELDKRTYDPSQDIVSKGGNLQDVLSNVPSVSVETDGTVSMRGSSNVKFLINGKPSALLGIDDGANALQSIPADQIEKIEVITNPSSKFEASGTAGILNIILKKSKKTGFNGSVTGTLGYLPQTNLNTNLSWRKGNLTWFLNGGGGYRESKNTNRNNAIYFTPTADNRTNADQESITKSKNNNYNASTGLVYDLSDKTSVNASGTVRTFDSENIGNVWYGYRYTDGSTSSARRDNTGSNNNLAFQGDFGLDHKFDDKGQNLSLSLSLQRNRSYNDTDVLQTANDAFTLENLINQTTLNKTLIGKADYELPIGENSRLEAGYRLDINRNTYDNDVSQRYSPFADYFFLPTFTYNAFYKEVFNAGYVQFKSKIGNLGYQLGLRNEYSQIDIKYENLNPQTELIDKSKNYNNLFPSVFLSYEIAKDNQFLVNYSRRIDRPRSFFLIPNPSYTDNQNIFDGNIDLNPSYVDSYEFGYSISKNKFTVNPTLYFRHTTDDVKMLVYSGDDGAFHTKPINLGNDDRYGMDLNFNWDATKWLKLLGNVDLFGYKTTGTYTGPEVSKPMPFEGSGFSSRARLTTTFKVDKTFNFQFQGFYRGAQKSLSQDRKDMYAISFGASKTVLDGNGTISFNIQDIFNTRAMRSLSKTPEFARESYMQWQPRQFALSFTYRFKQGERIDQPKRKKDINSNAAGDDQQGPM